A section of the Verrucomicrobium sp. GAS474 genome encodes:
- a CDS encoding L-fucose/L-arabinose isomerase family protein: MHAPSAAPQQVQRIKPLRARAGLLGIGHHVYWKQFDGLLDELHRKIAHVKGRIESHGVEVAEFGMLDTAQAAYDAVAKIKAADIDVLFVDMVTYGTSSTFGILCREINVPIVLVAIQPLAAMDYANGTTFMQLVNDDFCSVPEFTGVAIRFGRRPPAVILGHETGDPIVEAELKSWCGIAKVIHSLRTARIGLMGHVLESMLDMHTDPTAITAAFGPHVVLVEPGDIFKHYTQPDPKAVDTWKAKILDFFDTPDPKSDPLTEKLTEKDLGIAARAAVALEGLIAEKKLDGLAYYYEGEPESELRTLVTNLIVGNSLLTGGGFPMCGEFDLKTCIAMMIMDRLDIGGSFAEFHPIDFTLDSVLVGHDGPHHINIAASKPVIRSLKKYHGKPGSGAGVEFQIKEGPITMLSIGQTREGKFKFVIAEGESAKRPIPPTGNTNTHGIFKPDVRTFLKRWVAEGPTHHFALGIGHHAAELVEIAKILDLEYAVVA, from the coding sequence ATGCACGCCCCCTCCGCCGCCCCCCAGCAAGTCCAACGCATCAAGCCGCTCCGCGCCCGCGCCGGGCTCCTCGGCATCGGCCACCACGTCTACTGGAAACAGTTCGACGGCCTCCTCGACGAGCTCCACCGGAAGATCGCCCACGTGAAGGGCCGGATCGAGTCCCACGGCGTCGAGGTCGCCGAGTTCGGCATGCTCGACACCGCCCAGGCCGCCTACGACGCCGTCGCGAAGATCAAGGCCGCCGACATCGACGTCCTCTTCGTCGACATGGTCACCTACGGCACCTCCTCGACCTTCGGCATCCTCTGCCGCGAGATCAACGTCCCCATCGTCCTCGTCGCCATCCAGCCCCTCGCCGCGATGGACTACGCGAACGGCACCACCTTCATGCAGCTGGTGAACGACGATTTCTGCTCCGTCCCGGAGTTCACCGGCGTCGCCATCCGCTTCGGCCGCCGCCCCCCCGCCGTCATCCTCGGCCACGAGACGGGCGACCCCATCGTCGAGGCCGAGCTGAAGAGCTGGTGCGGCATCGCGAAGGTCATCCACAGCCTCCGCACCGCCCGGATCGGCCTCATGGGCCACGTCCTCGAGTCGATGCTCGACATGCACACCGACCCGACGGCGATCACCGCCGCCTTCGGCCCCCACGTCGTCCTCGTCGAGCCGGGCGACATCTTCAAGCACTACACGCAGCCCGACCCGAAGGCCGTCGACACGTGGAAGGCGAAGATCCTCGACTTCTTCGACACCCCCGACCCGAAGTCCGACCCCCTCACCGAGAAGCTGACCGAGAAGGACCTCGGGATCGCCGCCCGCGCCGCCGTGGCGCTGGAGGGCCTCATCGCCGAGAAGAAGCTCGACGGCCTCGCCTACTACTACGAGGGCGAGCCCGAGTCGGAACTCCGCACCCTCGTCACGAACCTCATCGTCGGCAACTCCCTCCTCACCGGCGGCGGTTTCCCGATGTGCGGCGAGTTCGACCTGAAGACCTGCATCGCGATGATGATCATGGACCGCCTCGACATCGGCGGCAGCTTCGCCGAGTTCCACCCCATCGACTTCACCCTCGACAGCGTCCTCGTCGGCCATGACGGCCCCCACCACATCAACATCGCGGCGAGCAAGCCGGTCATCCGCAGCCTGAAGAAGTACCACGGCAAGCCGGGCTCCGGCGCCGGGGTCGAGTTCCAGATCAAGGAAGGCCCGATCACGATGCTCAGCATCGGCCAGACCCGCGAGGGGAAGTTCAAGTTCGTCATCGCCGAGGGCGAGTCGGCCAAGCGGCCGATCCCGCCGACGGGGAACACGAACACCCACGGCATCTTCAAGCCCGACGTCCGCACCTTCCTCAAGCGGTGGGTCGCCGAGGGGCCGACGCACCACTTCGCCCTCGGGATCGGCCACCATGCCGCCGA
- a CDS encoding IclR family transcriptional regulator, translating into MPLVLTLDKSLSLLEAVVAHRDGIGTRALAQELDLNVATVHNIARTFCHRGYLRQDSGTKTFFPGMRLMLLGRQPSYLQSLAVSASPIIEKVAKKLNESVMLASIDHGHILNLKYVPSRQALRVHEADDISDHSYCTAVGKVLLASLSKPELEAYLRKTPLQHFTPHTLSTPEALKEELRKIAIQGYGETRDEAAEGVSAIAVPVRDPWNVIVAGIGASAPTVRLQDADHFETTLRELREAAALVEKQWTENRQPEGKGKGKTAPKAKAPSKTPAPQQAAA; encoded by the coding sequence ATGCCCCTCGTCCTCACTCTCGATAAGAGCCTTTCCCTGCTGGAGGCGGTCGTCGCCCATCGGGACGGCATCGGGACGCGGGCCCTTGCGCAGGAACTCGACCTGAACGTCGCCACGGTCCACAATATCGCCCGGACCTTCTGCCATCGCGGCTACCTGCGCCAGGACAGCGGAACGAAGACCTTCTTCCCCGGCATGCGGCTGATGCTGCTCGGGCGGCAGCCTTCCTACCTCCAATCCCTCGCCGTCTCCGCCTCCCCCATCATCGAGAAGGTCGCGAAGAAACTGAACGAGAGCGTCATGCTGGCCTCCATCGATCACGGGCATATCCTGAACCTGAAGTACGTGCCGAGCCGCCAGGCCCTCCGCGTCCACGAGGCCGACGACATCAGCGACCACTCCTATTGCACCGCCGTCGGCAAGGTCCTCCTCGCCTCGCTCTCGAAGCCCGAGCTCGAGGCCTACCTGCGGAAGACCCCGCTCCAGCATTTCACCCCCCACACCCTCTCCACCCCCGAGGCGCTGAAGGAGGAGCTCCGCAAGATCGCCATCCAGGGATACGGCGAGACCCGCGACGAAGCGGCCGAGGGGGTCAGCGCCATCGCCGTCCCCGTCCGCGATCCGTGGAACGTGATCGTCGCCGGGATCGGGGCGAGCGCCCCGACCGTCCGCCTCCAGGACGCCGACCACTTCGAGACGACGCTCCGCGAACTCCGCGAGGCCGCCGCCCTCGTCGAAAAGCAGTGGACCGAGAACCGGCAGCCCGAGGGCAAGGGAAAGGGAAAGACCGCGCCCAAGGCGAAGGCCCCATCGAAGACGCCCGCGCCCCAGCAGGCCGCCGCCTGA